The following proteins come from a genomic window of Vidua chalybeata isolate OUT-0048 chromosome 2, bVidCha1 merged haplotype, whole genome shotgun sequence:
- the TNFRSF1A gene encoding tumor necrosis factor receptor superfamily member 1A has product MRGPALPRNSLGTVILIFVCVLTKESVEITPVPYRLQVRQVALDGRDPSNPLRREKKQMHCQLGQYLHPRKTHCCMRCHAGTYKAKDCDGPDQATVCLPCANGTFTAIDNTMSKCFQCKRCRTALQQIVETPCTPKQDTVCGCQKNQYRIDSDSEYFRCRNCSSCADGIIASCSKNKDAICRCKPQFFLSRSNICKPCNSCTGEDCLLCPSPVTTSPTSSGLNGNLVLGTLVAIFGVIFLLCLARKVGKLVQKDKIVSSFYSCVSLPQTPKETVSEVEEERNKISTLLPEFQKETELPLNAALSPTPPPQSSHELPDCVRPARKTQLPDNPAVLYTVVDHVPPSRWKEFVRRLGLSDYDLERIELEHRRLRDAQYEMLRLWKLQMGRAATVEHISRVLNQMELSGCSDAVQETLLNQNSPQPCSLHNHL; this is encoded by the exons ATGCGcggcccggcgctgccccgcaACTCGCTGGGGACG GTTATTCTAATATTTGTCTGTGTGTTGACAAAGGAATCTGTAGAAATTACTCCAGTGCCATATAGACTGCAAGTCCGTCAGGTAGCTTTGGATGGAAGAGACCCCTCTAATCCtttgaggagagaaaagaaacagatgcACTGTCAACTTGGACAATACCTACACCCCAGAAAGACCCATTGCTGCATGAGGTGTCATGCAG GTACCTACAAGGCAAAAGACTGTGATGGGCCTGACCAGGCAACTGTCTGTCTTCCGTGCGCCAATGGCACATTCACAGCTATTGATAACACCATGTCTAAATGCTTCCAGTGCAAACGCTGCCGTACAG cACTCCAGCAGATAGTAGAgaccccctgcaccccaaagcAAGATACTGTTTGTGGCTGTCAGAAGAATCAGTATCGGATTGATTCTGATTCTGAATACTTCCGGTGTAGGAACTGCAGCTCATGTGCCGATGGGATTATTGCCAGCT gTTCAAAGAACAAAGATGCCATTTGTAGGTGTAAGCCTCAATTCTTCCTGTCACGTAGTAATATTTGCAAGCCTTGCAACAG CTGCACTGGAGAAGACTGCTTGCTGTGTCCTAGCCCAGTCACTACCTCACCGACTTCATCTGGGCTGA ATGGAAACCTTGTACTTGGCACCCTTGTTGCAATATTTGGAGTtatcttcctcctctgccttgCACGTAAAGTAGGGAAGCTGGTCCAGAAAGATAAGATAGTGTCATCTTTCTACTCCTGTG ttTCTTTGCCACAGACACCCAAGGAGACGGTATCAGAG gttgaggaagaaagaaataaaatttccacCCTTCTTCCTGAGTTCCAGAAGGAAACAGAATTGCCATTAAATGCAGCCCTATCACCTACGCCTCCGCCACAGAGTTCACATGAATTACCAGACTGTGTCAGACCTGCCAGGAAGACACAGCTTCCAGACA ACCCTGCTGTTCTGTACACTGTGGTGGATCACGTGCCGCCGTCGCGGTGGAAGGAGTTTGTGCGGCGCCTGGGCCTGAGTGACTACGACCTGGAGCGGATTGAGCTGGAGCACCGGCGCCTGCGAGATGCCCAGTATGAAATGCTCCGACTGTGGAAACTGCAGATGGGCCGTGCTGCCACTGTGGAGCACATCAGCCGTGTTCTCAACCAGATGGAGCTCAGTGGCTGCAGTGACGCTGTTCAAGAAACTTTGCTAAACCAGAACTCTCCTCAACCTTGCAGCCTCCACAACCATCTTTAA